Proteins from one Amycolatopsis endophytica genomic window:
- a CDS encoding GntR family transcriptional regulator yields the protein MYRLYIAGRGTVQTQRCNDEEAPVANKADQAYDVLERMITFQELSPGSLLSEARLMERTGLGRTPVREALQRLARERMVEIHPSQGVFVAPTSIEAQLKVLELRRSMEELAVRLAAHRATTDQRDRILALAEVLSEFDGDDPRRFGDLLKSTHTLIVEAAHNEYLSVAMAPLQGLSRRFWFAHLRDPKAELAEAADLHGDILRAVCHGDQAKASEASLRLNDYLTDFTYRTLRGQ from the coding sequence ATGTACCGGTTGTACATCGCCGGTCGCGGTACTGTCCAGACCCAGCGCTGCAACGACGAGGAGGCACCCGTGGCGAACAAGGCCGACCAGGCCTACGACGTGCTGGAACGCATGATCACGTTCCAGGAGCTCTCGCCTGGTTCGCTGCTGTCGGAGGCCCGGCTGATGGAACGCACCGGGCTCGGCCGCACCCCGGTGCGCGAGGCGCTGCAACGACTGGCGCGCGAGCGCATGGTGGAGATTCACCCGAGCCAGGGCGTGTTCGTCGCGCCGACCTCGATCGAGGCGCAACTCAAGGTGCTCGAACTACGCCGCTCCATGGAGGAACTCGCGGTGCGCCTGGCCGCCCACCGCGCCACGACGGATCAGCGTGACCGCATCCTGGCATTGGCCGAGGTGCTCAGCGAGTTCGACGGCGACGATCCCCGGCGGTTCGGGGACCTGCTCAAGTCGACCCACACCCTGATCGTCGAGGCCGCGCACAACGAGTACCTTTCGGTGGCGATGGCCCCGCTGCAGGGGCTCTCGCGCCGGTTCTGGTTCGCCCACCTGCGCGACCCGAAGGCGGAACTGGCCGAGGCGGCCGACCTCCACGGGGACATCCTGCGCGCCGTGTGCCACGGTGATCAGGCCAAAGCCTCCGAAGCGTCCCTCAGGCTGAACGACTACCTGACCGACTTCACCTACCGGACCCTGCGGGGCCAGTGA
- a CDS encoding FAD-dependent oxidoreductase: protein MYNRYMTNISRWSLTGGPVERGLEVLAEVDVLVVGAGAAGVAAAVVAAEAGKSVLVVEKYGFAGGAAVAGMSGTICGMYLASDADREPRQVVAGFTERFRGELAARGGLTAPQVYGKTWTVAHDPLVWREAADDLLEAAGVTVLYHTAVTAVVLDGDTHRGVVIESNAGRAVVLAARTIDASGDAAVVARAGHRYTFGDNGAIQNPTMFFRLGNVDVERFLEFYGEDTICPPYVSEEILRARNSGLDLPRQKIWVFTTPRPGELLVNATRLAGRDGRMLNVIDPADFTEAEVLGRRQVRSYARFLVERIPGCENAFVVDTGVEAGIRQTRTIAGTERLANQDVVAARKRADGICRVPWPIELHAGDRPKLTWLLDDYYEVPYGALVPERGEGVIVAGRCLSAEHEALASARVTAQCFEYGHAAAVATLMSLDKGLPYRALDGREIRSAMVANGSALSLS, encoded by the coding sequence ATGTACAACCGGTACATGACCAATATATCGCGCTGGTCGCTGACCGGCGGTCCGGTCGAGCGGGGACTCGAAGTGCTGGCCGAGGTCGACGTGCTCGTCGTCGGGGCCGGAGCGGCCGGGGTCGCGGCGGCGGTGGTCGCGGCCGAGGCGGGCAAGTCGGTGCTCGTCGTGGAGAAGTACGGCTTCGCCGGCGGCGCGGCGGTCGCCGGGATGTCCGGCACGATCTGCGGCATGTACCTGGCCTCGGATGCCGACCGGGAGCCGCGGCAGGTCGTCGCGGGGTTCACCGAGCGGTTCCGCGGGGAGCTGGCCGCACGGGGCGGTCTCACCGCGCCGCAGGTCTACGGCAAGACCTGGACCGTCGCACACGATCCGCTCGTCTGGCGCGAGGCCGCGGACGATCTCCTCGAAGCCGCGGGTGTCACGGTGCTCTACCACACGGCCGTCACCGCCGTCGTTCTCGACGGCGACACCCACCGCGGGGTGGTGATCGAGTCGAACGCCGGACGCGCCGTGGTACTGGCTGCCAGAACGATCGACGCATCGGGCGACGCGGCCGTGGTCGCCCGAGCCGGGCACCGCTACACCTTCGGTGACAACGGTGCGATCCAGAACCCGACCATGTTCTTCCGCCTCGGCAACGTCGACGTCGAGCGGTTCCTGGAGTTCTACGGCGAGGACACGATCTGCCCGCCCTACGTCAGCGAAGAGATCCTCCGGGCGCGGAACAGCGGGCTGGACCTGCCGCGGCAGAAGATCTGGGTCTTCACCACCCCGAGACCCGGCGAGCTGCTGGTCAACGCGACCCGGCTGGCCGGCCGCGACGGCCGGATGCTCAACGTGATCGATCCCGCGGACTTCACCGAAGCCGAAGTGCTGGGCCGGCGGCAGGTCCGGTCGTACGCGCGGTTCCTCGTCGAACGGATCCCCGGTTGCGAGAACGCGTTCGTCGTGGACACCGGGGTCGAGGCAGGGATCCGGCAGACCCGCACGATCGCCGGGACCGAGCGGCTCGCCAACCAGGACGTCGTCGCGGCGCGCAAGCGCGCGGACGGGATCTGCCGGGTTCCGTGGCCGATCGAGCTGCACGCCGGTGACCGGCCCAAGCTGACCTGGCTGCTCGACGACTACTACGAGGTGCCCTACGGCGCGCTCGTGCCCGAACGCGGCGAGGGCGTCATCGTCGCGGGCCGCTGCCTCAGCGCGGAGCACGAGGCACTCGCCTCGGCGCGGGTCACCGCGCAGTGCTTCGAATACGGACACGCGGCCGCGGTGGCGACCCTGATGTCGCTGGACAAGGGCCTGCCCTACCGCGCACTCGACGGCCGCGAGATCCGGTCGGCGATGGTCGCCAACGGAAGCGCCCTTTCCCTTTCCTGA